A stretch of the Desulforamulus ferrireducens genome encodes the following:
- the thiE gene encoding thiamine phosphate synthase, protein MRVTAARMRELLKVYFILGSNNCRKNPLEVIAEAIEGGITLFQYREKGSGALVGEEKVKLARAIQELCQQHRIPFIVNDDIELALALNADGVHIGQEDAPAAVVREKIGDKILGVSVHTREQAYEAIRQGADYLGIGPIFATTTKEDAKEAAGTTLIKALREDGLTVPIVGIGGITPDNARVVMAAGADGVSVITAISLADSPVQSTRKLYQAVHSQPEG, encoded by the coding sequence ATGCGCGTTACAGCCGCAAGGATGCGGGAGCTATTAAAGGTTTATTTTATTCTGGGCAGTAACAACTGCCGCAAAAATCCTCTGGAGGTAATTGCTGAAGCCATTGAGGGAGGCATTACTTTATTCCAGTATCGGGAAAAGGGCAGCGGTGCTTTGGTGGGAGAAGAGAAAGTTAAACTGGCCCGAGCCATACAGGAGCTTTGCCAACAGCACCGGATACCCTTTATTGTCAATGATGATATAGAACTAGCCCTCGCCCTCAATGCAGACGGTGTACATATCGGCCAAGAGGATGCACCGGCCGCAGTGGTGAGGGAGAAAATCGGGGATAAAATACTGGGAGTTTCTGTGCATACCAGGGAGCAGGCCTATGAGGCCATCCGGCAAGGAGCCGACTACCTGGGCATAGGGCCCATCTTTGCCACCACCACCAAGGAGGATGCCAAGGAAGCGGCGGGGACAACGCTGATAAAAGCCCTCAGGGAGGACGGTTTGACTGTCCCCATTGTGGGTATTGGCGGCATCACGCCGGACAATGCCCGGGTGGTTATGGCTGCCGGAGCCGATGGGGTATCTGTCATCACAGCCATCAGCCTGGCTGATTCCCCGGTACAAAGCACCCGCAAACTATACCAGGCAGTGCATAGCCAACCTGAAGGATAA
- the thiD gene encoding bifunctional hydroxymethylpyrimidine kinase/phosphomethylpyrimidine kinase: MDKTVKALTIAGSDSGGGAGIQADIKTFQELGVFGMSAITAITAQNTLGVQGVYPLPVEAVRQQIQSIGQDMGTDALKTGMLFSSEIIQVVAEQIEHFKWQNVVIDPVMIAKGGAPLLQEQAVAALKKYLLPLATVITPNIPEAEVLTGLTIKTPEDRKEAARYLWNLGAAHVVIKGGHGAEDAEVVDLLYDGREFTEYKSRRINTPNTHGTGCTFAAAVTAELAKGRGVKEAVQVAKAFIQAAIENQIEIGQGHGPTNHWAYQRGLG; the protein is encoded by the coding sequence ATGGACAAAACAGTGAAAGCCCTAACCATTGCCGGTTCAGACAGCGGTGGTGGAGCCGGTATTCAAGCAGATATCAAGACCTTTCAAGAACTGGGTGTTTTTGGTATGTCGGCCATTACAGCTATTACGGCCCAAAACACCCTGGGGGTGCAGGGCGTCTACCCTCTCCCGGTGGAGGCTGTCAGGCAGCAAATACAATCCATCGGCCAAGATATGGGAACGGACGCGCTGAAAACCGGTATGCTCTTTAGCAGTGAGATAATTCAAGTGGTGGCTGAGCAAATAGAGCACTTTAAGTGGCAGAATGTGGTCATTGACCCGGTCATGATTGCCAAGGGAGGAGCTCCCTTATTACAGGAGCAGGCGGTGGCGGCCTTGAAAAAATACTTGCTGCCCCTGGCCACTGTCATTACGCCCAATATTCCGGAAGCAGAGGTGTTGACCGGTTTAACCATTAAAACCCCCGAAGATAGAAAAGAAGCTGCCAGGTATTTGTGGAATCTGGGGGCGGCCCATGTGGTGATCAAAGGGGGCCATGGTGCAGAGGATGCTGAGGTTGTGGACTTGCTCTATGATGGCCGGGAATTTACTGAGTATAAGAGTCGACGCATCAATACCCCCAATACCCACGGCACAGGATGTACCTTTGCCGCCGCTGTCACCGCGGAATTGGCCAAGGGTAGAGGGGTCAAGGAAGCGGTACAAGTGGCCAAAGCCTTTATCCAAGCGGCCATTGAAAACCAAATTGAGATTGGTCAGGGACACGGGCCAACCAATCATTGGGCCTACCAAAGGGGGTTGGGATAA
- the thiM gene encoding hydroxyethylthiazole kinase: MKLPNIASTLTKVRQQNPLVHNITNVVVTNFTANGLLALGASPVMAYAPEEVADMASLAGALVLNIGTLNEQEIAAMLLAGQGANRQGVPVIFDPVGAGATAYRTTTARKIVQEVKVSIVRGNAGEIANVVGENWTVRGVDAGANKGDVVALAQTAARKLGTVVVVTGPEDVVTDGQRTYVVANGHPLLTKVTGTGCLLSSVIGAFAAVERDMLLAATSALVSYGVAAEIAAANQGQAGPGSFQIEFLNQLSKVSSEEIIKYGSVREIN; the protein is encoded by the coding sequence ATGAAACTACCAAACATAGCCAGCACCTTGACAAAGGTAAGACAACAAAACCCTCTGGTGCATAACATTACCAATGTGGTGGTGACTAATTTTACCGCCAACGGTCTTCTGGCCCTTGGGGCCTCGCCGGTAATGGCCTACGCCCCCGAGGAGGTGGCCGATATGGCCAGCCTGGCCGGGGCATTGGTGCTTAACATCGGTACCTTGAACGAACAGGAAATTGCTGCCATGCTGCTGGCGGGCCAAGGGGCCAACCGGCAGGGTGTGCCGGTGATCTTTGACCCCGTTGGTGCCGGGGCAACCGCCTACCGCACTACAACAGCCCGCAAAATTGTGCAAGAAGTGAAGGTGTCCATTGTCAGAGGAAATGCCGGGGAGATTGCCAATGTGGTTGGTGAAAACTGGACTGTCCGCGGGGTGGATGCCGGTGCCAACAAGGGTGATGTGGTGGCTTTGGCCCAGACTGCGGCCAGGAAGTTAGGTACAGTGGTGGTGGTCACAGGACCGGAGGATGTGGTTACCGATGGTCAGAGGACCTATGTGGTGGCCAATGGCCATCCCTTGTTAACCAAGGTTACCGGCACCGGTTGCTTGCTTTCCTCGGTCATTGGCGCCTTTGCGGCGGTGGAGCGAGATATGCTCTTAGCTGCTACCTCGGCACTGGTCAGCTATGGCGTAGCGGCGGAGATTGCCGCTGCCAACCAAGGGCAGGCAGGCCCCGGCAGTTTCCAAATAGAATTTCTCAATCAATTATCCAAAGTCTCCTCTGAGGAGATCATTAAATACGGTTCGGTGAGAGAAATTAATTAA
- a CDS encoding YbaK/EbsC family protein produces the protein MSVQDVREFFQEKKRDVEILTFEDTSTVAKAAASLGVTPGEIAKSLLFKTKDEFIMVLMAGDKRLDNRKFKDTFHAKAKMPEVEEVLAVTGHPVGGVCPFGLKQPLPIYLDQSLKAYEYVFPAAGATNAAVKLRVDELQQLTGGQWVDVAQD, from the coding sequence ATGTCTGTACAAGATGTAAGGGAGTTTTTTCAGGAGAAAAAAAGAGATGTAGAGATACTAACCTTTGAGGATACCAGCACCGTGGCCAAGGCGGCAGCATCCCTGGGAGTAACCCCGGGTGAAATTGCCAAGTCGTTGCTTTTTAAAACCAAGGATGAATTTATTATGGTGCTGATGGCCGGGGACAAACGCTTGGATAATCGGAAGTTTAAAGATACCTTTCATGCCAAGGCCAAAATGCCTGAGGTGGAGGAAGTATTAGCGGTGACAGGACATCCGGTGGGGGGAGTATGTCCCTTTGGCTTAAAACAACCCCTGCCCATTTATTTGGATCAATCACTAAAGGCCTACGAATATGTTTTTCCGGCAGCGGGGGCAACCAACGCTGCAGTAAAGCTAAGGGTAGATGAATTGCAGCAGCTTACCGGGGGCCAGTGGGTTGACGTCGCCCAGGACTAG
- a CDS encoding diaminopimelate decarboxylase family protein produces the protein MKKPFVTLEKLQEIIKQYPTPFHLYDEKGIRENARRLQQAFSWNKGFKEYFAVKATPNPAILDILRQEGCGADCSSFTELMLAQAVGFTGDEIMFSSNVTPREDFAYAHKLNAIINFDDITHIDFFSQIAPMPETVSLRYNPGGQFKISNAIMDNPGEAKYGLTRAQLTEGIKKLQGMGVKHFGLHAFLASNTKTNDYYPELAKILFTTAVELQRETGAHFAFINLSGGVGIPYHPEEQPVDIFAIGEGVRRAYEEILTPAGMGDVAIYTELGRYMLGPYGCLVATVLHEKHIHKDYIGLDACAANLMRPAMYGAYHHITVMGKEDLPCDHKYDVTGGLCENNDKFAIDRMLPKIDIGDLLVIHDTGAHGFAMGYNYNGKLRSAEILLKEDGSFELIRRAETPADYFATLNHTDYFKKCLF, from the coding sequence ATGAAAAAACCCTTTGTTACTTTAGAGAAGCTACAGGAAATTATCAAACAATATCCCACGCCCTTTCATTTGTATGATGAAAAGGGTATTAGAGAAAATGCCCGCAGACTACAGCAAGCCTTTAGCTGGAATAAAGGTTTTAAGGAGTACTTTGCTGTCAAGGCCACGCCCAATCCCGCCATTCTGGATATATTAAGGCAGGAGGGTTGCGGTGCCGACTGTTCCTCCTTCACCGAGCTAATGTTAGCCCAGGCCGTAGGTTTTACGGGGGATGAAATTATGTTTTCTTCCAATGTAACGCCCCGGGAGGATTTTGCCTACGCCCACAAGCTTAATGCCATTATTAATTTCGATGATATCACCCATATCGATTTCTTTAGCCAGATTGCTCCCATGCCGGAAACCGTCAGTTTACGCTACAATCCCGGCGGCCAATTTAAAATTAGTAATGCCATTATGGATAACCCCGGTGAGGCTAAATACGGCCTTACCCGTGCCCAGTTAACCGAAGGGATTAAAAAGCTGCAAGGTATGGGAGTCAAGCACTTTGGCCTGCATGCCTTTTTGGCCAGCAATACCAAAACCAATGATTATTACCCGGAACTGGCCAAGATTTTGTTTACCACCGCTGTGGAACTGCAGAGGGAAACCGGTGCCCATTTTGCCTTTATCAATCTCTCCGGCGGGGTGGGGATACCCTATCATCCCGAAGAGCAACCGGTGGACATCTTTGCCATTGGTGAGGGAGTGAGACGGGCCTATGAAGAAATACTGACACCGGCGGGCATGGGTGATGTGGCTATTTATACCGAACTGGGCAGGTATATGTTAGGCCCCTACGGTTGTCTGGTGGCCACCGTTCTGCATGAGAAACACATCCATAAGGATTATATTGGCCTGGATGCCTGTGCGGCTAACCTTATGCGTCCAGCCATGTATGGCGCCTATCACCACATCACCGTGATGGGCAAGGAAGATCTGCCCTGCGACCATAAATATGACGTTACCGGTGGTTTGTGCGAAAACAATGATAAATTTGCCATCGACCGTATGCTGCCGAAAATTGATATCGGGGATTTGCTGGTTATCCACGACACCGGTGCCCACGGTTTTGCCATGGGATATAACTATAACGGCAAGCTACGTTCGGCGGAGATTTTACTCAAAGAGGACGGCAGCTTCGAACTGATCCGTCGGGCGGAAACCCCTGCCGATTACTTTGCCACCTTAAATCATACCGACTACTTTAAAAAATGCTTGTTTTAA
- a CDS encoding TrmB family transcriptional regulator, translating into MTNVDLNELLMHFNLTRQEATIYTTLYTEGPLTGYEVAKLTGISRSNTYTSLAGLVDKGAAYVIEGTATRYTPVPIEEFCNNKIRQLQQIKRDLIKGMPAQREATEGYITIKGEKHILEKMRNMVAEAKERLYLSVAKPTLSFILPELKAAISRGLKVVIITDEPFELEGAIIYHTEKPPYQIRLIVDSTNVLTGDIADGEFSTCLYSKKKNLVELIKESMKNELTLIDLMKGKRP; encoded by the coding sequence GTGACTAACGTGGATCTTAACGAACTACTGATGCATTTTAATCTTACCAGACAAGAAGCCACCATCTATACTACTCTCTATACAGAGGGACCACTTACCGGCTATGAAGTGGCCAAGCTGACGGGAATCTCCCGTTCCAACACCTATACCTCCCTGGCTGGCTTAGTGGACAAGGGGGCGGCCTATGTTATTGAGGGCACAGCCACCCGCTACACTCCCGTCCCCATTGAGGAATTTTGCAATAATAAAATTCGTCAGCTGCAGCAAATAAAACGGGACTTAATTAAAGGCATGCCTGCGCAAAGGGAAGCAACCGAGGGGTATATTACCATCAAAGGCGAGAAACATATCTTAGAAAAGATGAGAAACATGGTGGCGGAGGCTAAAGAGAGGCTTTATCTTTCCGTAGCCAAGCCAACCCTGAGCTTTATCCTGCCGGAATTAAAGGCTGCCATCAGCCGGGGTTTAAAGGTGGTTATCATTACCGACGAGCCCTTTGAATTAGAGGGGGCCATCATTTACCACACCGAAAAGCCTCCCTACCAAATCAGGCTCATTGTCGACTCAACCAACGTTTTAACCGGTGACATAGCAGACGGTGAATTTTCCACCTGCTTGTATTCCAAAAAGAAAAACCTGGTGGAGCTAATTAAGGAGTCCATGAAAAACGAGTTAACCCTAATAGATTTAATGAAAGGAAAGAGACCATGA
- a CDS encoding nitroreductase family protein encodes MVHEDCSKCGICAECCPVRIIDMGENGPQLLYPTACIKCGHCVAVCPLGALDHELVPLREQVPRDNYPVLDPQTAAHFLRSRRSIRTYKEEAVPREKMLQLLDIARFAPSGGNSQGLSYIVVQNKDLLRQLTALTVQWMEEQISSGSPWAKAYTGIVQEYRKTGRDLIFRGAPAVVIATAPKNFPLGHDNARFSLAYVELYAPTLGLGSCWAGFFEMCAATGYPEVYRQLEIEEGIGIVGAIMVGYPKYHYSRLVNRNPLQVTWK; translated from the coding sequence ATGGTTCATGAAGATTGCAGCAAATGCGGTATCTGTGCTGAGTGCTGCCCGGTACGTATTATAGACATGGGAGAGAATGGTCCCCAATTACTTTACCCAACGGCTTGTATTAAATGTGGTCACTGCGTAGCTGTTTGTCCCCTGGGTGCCTTAGACCATGAACTGGTGCCTTTGCGTGAGCAAGTACCCCGGGATAATTATCCTGTGCTGGACCCACAAACCGCAGCCCATTTTTTGCGTTCCCGCCGCTCCATTAGGACTTACAAAGAGGAAGCTGTACCGCGGGAAAAAATGCTGCAGCTCCTGGATATTGCTCGGTTTGCTCCCTCCGGGGGTAACTCCCAAGGCTTATCCTATATCGTTGTGCAAAACAAAGATTTACTGCGGCAGCTTACGGCCTTAACTGTACAGTGGATGGAGGAACAAATCAGTAGCGGGTCACCCTGGGCCAAGGCCTACACTGGGATTGTACAGGAGTATCGCAAGACCGGGCGGGATTTAATTTTCCGAGGTGCTCCGGCAGTGGTAATAGCCACGGCACCCAAAAACTTCCCCCTGGGACACGATAACGCACGGTTTTCTCTAGCCTATGTGGAGTTATATGCTCCCACCCTGGGCCTGGGCTCCTGTTGGGCCGGTTTCTTTGAAATGTGTGCTGCCACCGGTTATCCCGAGGTTTATCGGCAGCTGGAAATTGAAGAAGGGATCGGTATTGTGGGCGCCATCATGGTTGGTTACCCCAAGTACCATTATTCGCGGTTAGTTAATCGAAATCCCCTACAGGTAACTTGGAAGTAA
- a CDS encoding EscU/YscU/HrcU family type III secretion system export apparatus switch protein: MVREGKKAVALRYNQEADHAPKVVAAGQGPLAEHILQLAEENAVPVYEDAVLAEMLSHVSLGDEIPPELYSMIAEVLLFVYSLDKQKQ; the protein is encoded by the coding sequence ATGGTAAGGGAAGGGAAAAAGGCAGTTGCCTTGCGTTACAACCAAGAAGCAGACCATGCTCCCAAGGTTGTAGCAGCGGGACAGGGGCCTTTGGCTGAACATATATTGCAGTTGGCAGAAGAAAATGCCGTACCGGTCTATGAGGATGCTGTCTTAGCAGAAATGCTTTCCCATGTCTCCTTAGGGGATGAAATACCACCTGAACTATATAGTATGATTGCTGAAGTATTGCTATTTGTGTACTCCCTTGATAAACAGAAACAATAA